The nucleotide sequence GCATCGGAATGAAGGCCGTCATCTCGGCGCGGCGCAGGGTCCTGTCGAAGAGCAGATGGTAGACGTGCAGCAGCGAGTCGGAGGTGACAAACACGGGGATGTTGTCGTAGCGCGCCCGTTCGTACAACTCGTAGAACTCCTTCGTCTCGCCAGGGCTGACGACGAAGCCGTTGGCCGCCACGCGGGCGCGCTGTTCAGGCGAGAGAGGCACGCTCAGGATGACGTTGCTCAGGTCCGCGGCCACCGGTTCGGCCCTGACGCGGGCCTCGACCCGCACCGGCGGCGGCTGGAAGGGCGCGAAGCCCGACCCTTCGGCGGGGCGGAAACCGGCGGGAAGGGCGACGGCGGGCAACTGCAACGCGCTGACGGATAATCCAGCAATTGGGGTCGGGACGATTACCATCGTAGGGGCCACGACAGCGGTTGGCTCGCCCGCTGCCGGCGTCGGGGCGGCCTGCCTGGGAACGCAGGCCGGCAGGAGCATCAGCAGTACCAGGGAGGCCAGGGCGAGAGCGCGTGAGGGCTTCATAGAACACCTCCTGATAAAACCCAGGAGCGCGCCGAAGACGCTTATCCTGAGATAAGACGTTGCACTGCCCTGCCGAGTTCCAGTATACCGCGAAGTAAGGCCAGAGCGGCGGCTCAGCCGCTGCCCTGGCCTTACGGCTGCTCCCGGCGTTCCGTCCCGACCTTATCTGTCGGTCCGGGCCGGTAGCCGGTAGAGTAGAGGCAGGCGTCCGGTCGCTTCGACGGCGCCGTTGCCGGCGTAGGGAGGCAGGTCGCACCCGCGCCAATACTTGTGGGTAATGCAAAAGCCTCCCCCTGGGCGAAGGCGCCCAATTCCCTCTCAGCGAGGGAGGATTAGCGAGAGGACAGGTTTAGGGGTGGGCAAAGCGGATCTCGCGGGCCTTTGTGACAGTTCCTTCATCTAAATGTCATCCCATGTATCGTTCGATCAGATGTGGCGATGACAGGCTCGTGGTTGTTTGAGCAATGTGCGCCTTCCACTGCATGTACAAAGCAAAGCTCTCCCAGACCCGCGGGAGCATCGGGGAGCCTGGTTCGTTCACCCCGTATGCAACCCGCAGGGTTGCTGCCGTCTCCAATCGGGCAGCGTAGCTTGCAAGCATGTAGCTCTAAGCAATCTCATTGTCATGTGAAGGGTCTATAATAACAGCACTAGCGAACCTCGACACACCGTGGAACCTGATGTGCCAGTCGACTGACCATTCTCTGCCGGTGCCGGAATCGGACGCTCTGGCTGCACTGTTGGCGCGCCACCTGGGGCCTGGCCCCGCCGCAGTGATGCTCGGCGCGACCCCGCGCCGGCGTCACTGGCAGGCTATATGCACGCATCTGCTGGCGGCGCGCGATACCATTGCCACCTACCTCCCCCGGCGCCTGCTGGCCCGCGAACTCGCCACCGACAGCGCCCCGCCCTGGATCGAGTGGGTCGAAGGCGCGTTGCTCTTTGCCGATGTGAGCGGTTCCACCGCCCTGGCCGAGCGCCTGGGCGCCCTGGGGCACGAGGGCGCCGAGATCGTCACCGAGACCCTCAACGCCTATTTCGCCACCATGATCCGCATCATTGCCGGAGCAGGGGGGGACGTGCTCGGCTTTGGCGGTGACGCGCTGCTGGCGCTCTTTGAAGGTCCGCAGGCTACTGCCGTTGCCGCCTCCGCTGCGCTGGACCTGTTGCGGGAGCTGGCGGGCTTCGAGCGCGAGGTGCCTGGAGTGGGCCGGTTTCCGCTCACGATGCATATCGGAGTCGAATCCGGAGCGATCGCCCTGGTGGGCGCCGGGCAGGCCCATTCGCGTCGCTACAGCGCGATGGGAGCGACGGTAAGCACTGTGGCTCGCGCCGAAGCCTGCGCCGGGCCGGGCGAGGTGGTGCTCGGTCCGCGGGCCTGGGCGGCGCTGGCCACCGTGGCCGAGGGCGAGTTGCTTGAGGGCGGCTTCGCGCGCGTCCGGGCGCTGCGGGTCGCGCCGCCGCTGGTTGCATTGCCTGCCCTGCCGCACGTGGACGAAACCGCCTCACCTTCATCCGAGATGATCGCCCATCTTGCAGCGCAGGTCGAGCGTTGCGGCGCCTATTTGCCTATCGAGCTGGTGACCCGGATCATTGCCGACCCCCGGCGCCCCCGCGTTGAAGCTGATCTGCGCCCGGTCACGGTGCTCTTTGCTCAGTTGGCGGGGTTGGAGGGGCTGATTGAGGGCCGGCCCGCCGAGGAGTCGGCCGCAGCGGTCAATGCCATCGTCAACCCGCTGCAGGTGGCGGTCGAGCGCTTTGGCGGCTTCGTCAACAAGCTCGATCTGGCTGAGGAGGGCATCCGGCTGATGGCCGTGTTTGGCGCGCCGCTGGCGCTGGAGGATCATGCCGAGCGGGCCGCGCGCGCCGCGCTGCTGATGCAGGCGGCCGTCCAGGCGGCCGAACAGCCGCTGCGCTTCCGCGCCGGGTTGAACACCGGCAATGTCTTCGCCGGCAACGTTGGCAGCGCTGAACGCAAAGAGTATACGGTGATGGGCGACGCGGTGAATGTGGCCGCCCGCGTTATGGCCGGCGCCGAGTGGGGGGAGGTGCGTTGCGCGAGCGCGACGGCGGCGCGGATCACCCATGCGCTGGTCTGCGCTGATCGGCGGAAAATCGCCGCCAAGGGCAAGCGTGAGCCGTTGGAAGTGCTTCGCGTGCTTGGCGAGCGCGAGCATCCCCTGGAGCCGGTGTACGCGGATGCGCCGCTGATTGGCCGCGACCGCGAGCTTGCCTGGCTGCGCGAACTCTGGGTTGCCGCCGCCGGCAGCGGCCGGGTGGCGCGGGTAAGCGGCGAGGCCGGGATCGGCAAGTCACGCCTGGTCGCCGCCCTTGCTGCCGAGGTCCGCGCCGCTGGCGCGCGCGTCTTCACTGTCCGCTGCCTGGCCTACAACAGCGCCACGCCCTACGCTCCCTGGAGCGAACTGCTGCGGTCCATGTGCGCCATCGCCGCCAGTGACGACCCATCTACGCGCATCCGGAAGCTAGCCGCTGCCCTGGAAGCTGCCGGCTTCGCCTCGACTGACTGGCTATCGCTGGTGGCTGATCTGGCCCGCGTCCAGGTTGAAGAAAGTTCCGTCGTGCGCGGTCTCGACCCCCAGCAGCGACGGACGCGGCGCTTCACGATCATGCTGGCGTTGCTGCGCGCGGCGGCCCGCCAGTCCCGCCCGGAAGCGCTGCCGGGGGCGCCAGTGGTGGTCATTTTCGACAATCTGCACTGGGCCGACCAGGTCTCGCTTGAACTCTGGCGGCATATCGCTACCCATCTGAGCGATGCGCCGATCCTGCTGCTGGGCCTTCACCGCGGCCCGCTGGCTTGGGAGGGCGACCCGGCCGCCGATGGCGCTGCGATGCTTGAACTGCGTCCGTTGACCGCCCGAGCGAGCGCGGCCCTGCTCGATGCCCTGGCCCCCTCGCGTCCTATTGCGCCCCATCTGCGTGACCGCCTCGTGGATCGCGCCGCTGGCAATCCGCTCTTTCTGGAAGAGTTGCTGCGGGCGGTCAGCGAACGGCCCGACGCCGCCGATGCTCTCCCCGACAGCTTGAGCGGCCTGCTGCTCTCACGCATTGACAGGCTCGATGAGACCTCGCGGGCCATTCTGCGCGTGGCCGCCGTGGTGGGCCAGCGCTTCCCGGCCAGCGTCGTCGAGTCGGTCCATCCTCTGGAGCACGAGGTGCTGATTCGCCAGTTGCTGCTGCTCGACCACGCCGAGATCACCACAACCGAGCGCGAGCATCCTGAGCGCATCCATCTCTTCCGCCACGCTCTGCTGCACGAAGTGGCCTACCAGAGCCTGCTCTACGCCCGGCGGCGCGAGTTGCATCGCCGGATTGGCGAGCACCTGGAGACACGCTACGCTGCCGAGTTGGCGCGGGTGCGCGCCTATTACCGCGACGACCGGAGCGCCTATCTGGTGCCGATCGGCCGCAACGGCTCGCTCCTGAACCGGAACGTCCAGGCCAGCGGCGCGCCGATCTTCCTGCTGGCCCATCACTTCCGGCTCAGCGACGCCGCCGAACGCGCCGTGCCCTACCTGTTGCTGGCCGGGCACATCGCCCGCGACAACTATGCCAACGACCAGGCGGTGCAACACTACCGCTGGGCGCTCGACATCCTCGCTGGCGCCTCAGGCGACCCGCAGGTCTGGGAGGCCCGCGAGGCCCTCGGCGACGTGCTCTGCACCCTCGGGCGCTACGATGAGGCCCAGCGCGAGTATGCCCTGCTGCTGGGCCGTGCGGGGTCGGATCCGGCGCCCGCGGTTGATCTGCCCCCGGCCGTGGCCGGCGAGGTGCTGCGCTCCTGGGGCGAGGCGCTAGAGAAGCAGGGGCGTTACGCCGAGGCCCTCGACCGCCTGCGCGAGGCCGAGGCGATCTGCCGGGCGCACATGGATGCCGTGCCGCCGCTGCTGCTGGCCGCCATTTACGTCGATATGGGCCAGGTGCTGCGCCGCCTCGGCGACTTCGACGCCGCCCTCGACATCTGCCGCACCGGGCTGAGCCTCATCCGCACTGACCGCCACAGTGTCGAAGATGAACGCATTGAAGCCGATCTGCAAACCCTGATGGGGTCGCTGTTTGCTATGCGCGGCGACTACGAGCAGGCTCGTTACCACTTTACCAGCGCCCTGGCGGCCCACGAGGCCATTGACGACCTCTACGGCTGCGCCCGCACGCATAACAACCTGGGGTACCTCGCGCAGTTGCAGAGCGATTATGGCCGCGCGGTGCGCCATTATAGCGAGGCCGAGAGTCTGGCCAGCAAGGTGCAGTCGAAGTACACCCTCAGCAGCGTGCTGCTTAACGCCGCCTACGCCTACTTTTGCCTCAGCCGCTATGAAGAGGCGCTGGGCGCCTGCCGCGACGCGCTGGCGTTGTGCCAGGAGATGGGCGATCAGCTCGGCGTGGCCCAGGCCGCCGACACGCTGGGAATGACCGTGTACCAGCAGGGCGACTACGCCGCCGCTGCCGCCAGTTACCGGAAGGCCCTGGCGATCTACCGTGAGCAGGCCAATCTCTTTCAGGAGGGGAACACCCTGGCGCTGCTCGCCCGCGTCACCCTGGCCCAGGGCGAGCCTGCCGCCGCGCGCGCGCTGGCCGAAGAGGCCCTGACCATCGCCCGCCGCGTGCACGCCCCGCAGCACGAAGCGGAGGCGCTGACCGTGCTGGCGGAGATCGCCCTCAGCGTCGGCGCCGAGGTGGTGATTGGCACCAGCCGCGCTGCGTTGCTCGATGAGGCGCAACGCTGTGCCACTGCAGCGGCGGAGCTGGCCGCGCGGCTCGGCAGCCAGCTCGACTATGGCGTCGCCCGGCGCCTGCAGGGCGAGATCGCCGCCGCCCGGCG is from Chloroflexaceae bacterium and encodes:
- a CDS encoding tetratricopeptide repeat protein, whose product is MCQSTDHSLPVPESDALAALLARHLGPGPAAVMLGATPRRRHWQAICTHLLAARDTIATYLPRRLLARELATDSAPPWIEWVEGALLFADVSGSTALAERLGALGHEGAEIVTETLNAYFATMIRIIAGAGGDVLGFGGDALLALFEGPQATAVAASAALDLLRELAGFEREVPGVGRFPLTMHIGVESGAIALVGAGQAHSRRYSAMGATVSTVARAEACAGPGEVVLGPRAWAALATVAEGELLEGGFARVRALRVAPPLVALPALPHVDETASPSSEMIAHLAAQVERCGAYLPIELVTRIIADPRRPRVEADLRPVTVLFAQLAGLEGLIEGRPAEESAAAVNAIVNPLQVAVERFGGFVNKLDLAEEGIRLMAVFGAPLALEDHAERAARAALLMQAAVQAAEQPLRFRAGLNTGNVFAGNVGSAERKEYTVMGDAVNVAARVMAGAEWGEVRCASATAARITHALVCADRRKIAAKGKREPLEVLRVLGEREHPLEPVYADAPLIGRDRELAWLRELWVAAAGSGRVARVSGEAGIGKSRLVAALAAEVRAAGARVFTVRCLAYNSATPYAPWSELLRSMCAIAASDDPSTRIRKLAAALEAAGFASTDWLSLVADLARVQVEESSVVRGLDPQQRRTRRFTIMLALLRAAARQSRPEALPGAPVVVIFDNLHWADQVSLELWRHIATHLSDAPILLLGLHRGPLAWEGDPAADGAAMLELRPLTARASAALLDALAPSRPIAPHLRDRLVDRAAGNPLFLEELLRAVSERPDAADALPDSLSGLLLSRIDRLDETSRAILRVAAVVGQRFPASVVESVHPLEHEVLIRQLLLLDHAEITTTEREHPERIHLFRHALLHEVAYQSLLYARRRELHRRIGEHLETRYAAELARVRAYYRDDRSAYLVPIGRNGSLLNRNVQASGAPIFLLAHHFRLSDAAERAVPYLLLAGHIARDNYANDQAVQHYRWALDILAGASGDPQVWEAREALGDVLCTLGRYDEAQREYALLLGRAGSDPAPAVDLPPAVAGEVLRSWGEALEKQGRYAEALDRLREAEAICRAHMDAVPPLLLAAIYVDMGQVLRRLGDFDAALDICRTGLSLIRTDRHSVEDERIEADLQTLMGSLFAMRGDYEQARYHFTSALAAHEAIDDLYGCARTHNNLGYLAQLQSDYGRAVRHYSEAESLASKVQSKYTLSSVLLNAAYAYFCLSRYEEALGACRDALALCQEMGDQLGVAQAADTLGMTVYQQGDYAAAAASYRKALAIYREQANLFQEGNTLALLARVTLAQGEPAAARALAEEALTIARRVHAPQHEAEALTVLAEIALSVGAEVVIGTSRAALLDEAQRCATAAAELAARLGSQLDYGVARRLQGEIAAARREPFAGHFLAALETLQAIDSAFERACVEARYSEALAALGDPAAAEYRKRAAETFRKIGAVGELRRLGLSDERSC